GATGCTCAGGATCGTCCTGCCCAGGCTCGCGGGCCGCACGCCGGTGCGGAAGCGGGCGAACGAGCACAACAACGAGCGAGGTTGGCATGAGTGAATCGTTACGACTGACTCCCGAGGAATTGCGGTGGACCCTCGACACTTCCACCCTGCCTTTCGCCACCACGGACGAACTCGAGCCCCTGGACGAGATCCTCGGCCAGGACCGGGGCGTGGAAGCCCTGCGCTTCGGCATCGGGGTGCGCCGTCCGGGCTACAACATTCTGGTCACTGGCGCTCCGGGCTCCGGCCGCATGGACGCCGTGAAGAAGGTCCTGGCCATGGCCGTGGAGGGTGGCAATGTCCCCGGCGACCTGTGCTACCTGAACAACTTCAAGGACCCCGAAGCCCCCATCCTGGTGCGCCTGGGCCAGGGGCAGGGCGCGCGTCTGAAGAAGAGCATGCAGGCGCTGGTGGACGAACTCCGGAAGGAGGTTCCCAAGCTCTTCGAGAGCCCGGAATATCTCGCCCGCAAGAACGAGATCAACGAGGCCTACGAAAAAAAGACCGCGAGCTTCTTCATGAATCTCGAAAAACAGGTCAAGGAGGCCGGCTTCGCCTTGGTCACCTTCCAGGGGCGTCAGGGCCAGCCGCCCGAGGTCATGCCCGTCGTCGACGGGGAGCCGACCCCGGTCCTCAAGCTCGAACAGATGGTCGAGAAGGGCCGCTTCCCCCGCGACGAGTTCGAGCGCATCAAGGCCAAGCATTCCGAGATCAAGAGCGAGATCGACTCCATCTTTCTCCAGATTCGGCAGTTGCAGAAGGAGATCCAGGAGAAGAACCGGCAGGCCGACAAGGCCATGTTCTCGAACCTGGCCGACGATCTCATCGCCCCCTTGCGCGAGGATTTCGCCTGCGAGGAGCTGAACGAGTATTTCCGGCACATGATCGACAACATGGTCGAGAACATCGCCATCTTCTTCGCCCAGGAACAGCCCCCGCACATGCCCGTGGGCGACCCCTTCGAGCAGTACACGGTCAACGTGATGGTGGACAACTCCGAGCAGCAGGGGCCACCGGTCATCATCGAGGAATACCCGACCTACCGCAACCTGTTCGGCAGCATCGAGCGCATCGTGGACCGCAGCGGCGTCTGGCGCACGGACTTCTCGCGCATCAAGGCCGGCTCCTTCGTGCGCGCCAACGGCGGCTATCTGGTCCTGAACCTCCTGGACGCCATCATGGAACCGGGCGTCTGGCAGTCCCTCAAGCGGGCCCTGAAGAGCCGCAAGATGGAGATCCAGACCTACGACCCCTTCTATCTGTTCACCACCTCTTCCATGAAGCCTGAGCCCATCGAGATGGACATCAAGGTCATCGTCCTGGCCGACACGTACATGTACCATCTGCTGCAGCACTACGACGATGACGTGCCCAAGATATTCAAGGTCCGGGCGGACTTCGACACGACCATGGACAACACCGGCGAGGCCGTGAGCCAGTTCGCCCGCTTCGTCCGCGCCCGCTGCACCGAACACGGCCTGCGCCCCTTCGACCGCACGGCCGTGGCGGCCCTGGTGGAGGAGGCCGTGCGCATGGGCGGGCGGCAGGAGAAGATGGCCGCCACCTTCCCCAAGCTGACGGACCTGCTCATGGAGGCCGAGTATTTCGCACAACAGGACGGCCGGGACACGGTCATGGGTGACGACGTGGCCCGCGCCGTCGAGGCCCGCATCCATCGTTCCAGCCTCATCGAGGAAAAGATTCAGGACATGATCGACCGCGGGTCCATCATGATCGACACGGACGGCGCCAAGGCCGGCCAGATCAACGGCCTGGCCGTGTACAGCATGGGCGACATCATGTTCGGCAAGCCCAGCCGCATCACCGTGGCCACGTCCATGGGCAAGGCAGGCATCATCAACATCGAGCGCGAGGCCGACCTGTCGGGCAGCACCCACAACAAGGGCGTGCTCATCCTCGGCGGCTACCTGCGCAAGATGTTCGCCCAGGACAAGCCCCTGGCCATGAGCGCGTCCATCGCCTTCGAGCAGAGCTATTCCGGGGTCGACGGCGACAGCGCCTCGTCCACGGAGATGTACGCCCTGCTGTCGAGTCTTTCGGGCGTGCCCATCAAGCAGGGCGTCGCAGTGACGGGCTCCGTCAACCAGAACGGCGAGGTGCAGGCCATCGGCGGGGTCAACCACAAGATCGAGGGCTTCTTCGCCTGCTGCAAGGCGCGCGGACTGACCGGCGCGCAGGGCGTCATCATCCCCAGGGCCAACGTCAAGGACCTCATGCTCAAGCCCGAGGTCGTGGACGCCGTGCGCGGGGGGACGTTCCACATCTGGTCCGTGGACACCATCGAGCAGGGCATCGAGATTCTGACCGGCAAGAAGGCCGGTGCGCGCAGGAAGGACGGCACGTACCCCAAGGGCAGCATCTACGCCCTGGCGGACGAGCGCCTGAAGAGCCTGGCCGAGGGCATGGTCCGGTTCGGCAAGGACGAGAACAACACGAAGGACAATGATTGAACGGGCGACTGCCCATAAGGAGCATATCTTGGAAAAGAACATGTACGATCTGGTCATTGTGGGCGGGGGGCCTGCTGGTCTCTCGGCGGGCATCTACGCCATGCGCGCGGCCATGAACGCCGTGCTGGTCGAGAAGGGCATGCCCGGCGGGCAGGTCGCCCTGACCAAGGACGTGGAGAACTACCCCGGCATCGAGGAGGTCGGGGGCTTCGAGCTGTGCGAGAAGTTCCTGAACCACGCCAAACGCTACAATCTGGAGATTCGGGAGAACGAGGTGGCCCGGGTGGAGCCCGGCGTTGACTTCCACGAGGTGGTGCTGACCGACGGCACCCGGCTGGACACCCATGCCGTGATCCTGGCCGCCGGCGGCTCGGCCCGCAAGCTGGGCGTGCCCGGCGAGATGGAGCAGTACGGCAAGGGCGTGTCCTATTGCGCGACGTGCGACGGGTTCTTCTTCCGCGGCAAGACCGTCGTCGTGGTCGGCGGCGGCGACACAGCCCTGGAGGATGCCCTGTATCTCTCCAAGATCTGCAAAAAGGTCTATCTCGTGCACCGGCGGGAAGAGTTCCGCGGCAGCCGCATCCTTCAGCAGCGCGTCTTCGCCGAGCCTCGCATCACCCTGGTCCTGAGCTCCGTGCTGACGAACATCGCCGGCAACGACCAGGGCGTGACCGGCGTGACCGTCCAGCACGTCGAGAGCGGCGAAACCCGCGACATCGACACCGACGGCGTGTTCATCTTCGTCGGGTTCAGGCCGAACAACATGCTTGTGCCGGCCGGAGTGAAGATGAACGCGGCGGGATACGTCGTCACCGACGAGAAGTGCGAAACGAGTCTGCCCGGCATCTTCGCCGTGGGCGACCTGCGGCAGAAATACGCCAACCAGATCGTCCTGGCTGCGGCCGACGGCTGTGTCGCGGCCCTGGCCGCGGCGCACTTCGTGGAGGCCCGCAAGGCCCAGGCCGGCCGCAAGTAGGGCGGCTGGCGGATGCATGGCGCCGGACGCGGTCCGCGCCATGCGCCGGTTTCACGCAGTGGTCGTGAAAACAAAAAACCCCTTGAATTTCAAGGGGTTTTTTGTCGCCTGCGGCGGGAAATCTGCTGGCTCCCCGGGACAGATTTGAACTGCCGACAGGGTGGTTAACAGCCACCTGCTCTGCCAACTGAGCTACCGGGGAACGTCGGCCAGAAGGCGCTTTTAGGGAAAGGGGGCTCGGCTGTCAACCGGGAAAGCCCCCTTCTTTTCGGCCTATTCAGCGGACTTCCGGTCGGCTTACCGGAAATCGCGAAAGAGCGGATCGAGACGCTCCTGAGGATACAG
This genomic interval from Desulfomicrobium escambiense DSM 10707 contains the following:
- the trxB gene encoding thioredoxin-disulfide reductase, which gives rise to MEKNMYDLVIVGGGPAGLSAGIYAMRAAMNAVLVEKGMPGGQVALTKDVENYPGIEEVGGFELCEKFLNHAKRYNLEIRENEVARVEPGVDFHEVVLTDGTRLDTHAVILAAGGSARKLGVPGEMEQYGKGVSYCATCDGFFFRGKTVVVVGGGDTALEDALYLSKICKKVYLVHRREEFRGSRILQQRVFAEPRITLVLSSVLTNIAGNDQGVTGVTVQHVESGETRDIDTDGVFIFVGFRPNNMLVPAGVKMNAAGYVVTDEKCETSLPGIFAVGDLRQKYANQIVLAAADGCVAALAAAHFVEARKAQAGRK
- a CDS encoding Lon protease family protein, yielding MSESLRLTPEELRWTLDTSTLPFATTDELEPLDEILGQDRGVEALRFGIGVRRPGYNILVTGAPGSGRMDAVKKVLAMAVEGGNVPGDLCYLNNFKDPEAPILVRLGQGQGARLKKSMQALVDELRKEVPKLFESPEYLARKNEINEAYEKKTASFFMNLEKQVKEAGFALVTFQGRQGQPPEVMPVVDGEPTPVLKLEQMVEKGRFPRDEFERIKAKHSEIKSEIDSIFLQIRQLQKEIQEKNRQADKAMFSNLADDLIAPLREDFACEELNEYFRHMIDNMVENIAIFFAQEQPPHMPVGDPFEQYTVNVMVDNSEQQGPPVIIEEYPTYRNLFGSIERIVDRSGVWRTDFSRIKAGSFVRANGGYLVLNLLDAIMEPGVWQSLKRALKSRKMEIQTYDPFYLFTTSSMKPEPIEMDIKVIVLADTYMYHLLQHYDDDVPKIFKVRADFDTTMDNTGEAVSQFARFVRARCTEHGLRPFDRTAVAALVEEAVRMGGRQEKMAATFPKLTDLLMEAEYFAQQDGRDTVMGDDVARAVEARIHRSSLIEEKIQDMIDRGSIMIDTDGAKAGQINGLAVYSMGDIMFGKPSRITVATSMGKAGIINIEREADLSGSTHNKGVLILGGYLRKMFAQDKPLAMSASIAFEQSYSGVDGDSASSTEMYALLSSLSGVPIKQGVAVTGSVNQNGEVQAIGGVNHKIEGFFACCKARGLTGAQGVIIPRANVKDLMLKPEVVDAVRGGTFHIWSVDTIEQGIEILTGKKAGARRKDGTYPKGSIYALADERLKSLAEGMVRFGKDENNTKDND